Proteins encoded in a region of the Streptomyces sp. NBC_00513 genome:
- a CDS encoding helix-turn-helix transcriptional regulator, whose amino-acid sequence MTIFPPPDPDPTALRQSLARLRADRGWSYDQLAAHSGLSRRTLIEIEQGRTVGTLGTWHALAHAFRIPLGQLLDPLCTGHDSPGSEA is encoded by the coding sequence GTGACGATCTTCCCGCCGCCAGACCCCGACCCGACGGCGTTGCGGCAGTCCCTGGCGCGACTACGCGCGGATCGTGGCTGGAGTTATGACCAGCTCGCTGCCCATAGTGGCTTGTCCCGCCGCACTCTCATCGAGATCGAGCAGGGCCGTACCGTCGGCACGCTCGGGACCTGGCACGCGCTCGCTCATGCCTTCCGTATCCCCCTGGGCCAGCTCCTCGACCCGCTCTGCACCGGCCATGACTCCCCAGGCTCCGAGGCCTGA
- a CDS encoding AAA family ATPase encodes MRFVVLDRGARIPLDPRPLAVLVKDSWDDFGWRTMFRLLVVDNRGRHDIGNVKIASLDMEPDAETVVRLPSSFTTLSDGYFSVGQDDTYYERLNELAGSTSEAVLRGLQDMALDERVFAMAQHQEVTRVSLMRSLRAHTVEGQFRRMARGGARRASFDIGYISPAQDGGDRLTLDFQVIPGQQPPSNIHVLTGRNGAGKSVLLQRLSRAVADPQADPEEVGWIFEAEAERGAEIPRTALDAIAGRSFANLVRVSFSAFDTPPLLPEYPADFPTVYVGLCQPSVQGHTPQMKSQSRLKKEFAESLDVCLGTAELHERWTAALRTLSYSGSGLLPEGWLSAYIRINPTARRRTVARRLFNSLSSGHKVVLLTMTRLVENVGERTLVLIDEPETHLHPPMLAAFVRALSDLLTDRNGLAIVATHSPVVLQEVPSDCVWKLLRHGDQFTAHRPTIETFGENVGVLTHEVFGLEVTDTGFHRDLSRTVNDGLSYQEILERFRGRLGGEARIIARSLIAARGTRSANDGLQGDH; translated from the coding sequence GTGCGGTTCGTTGTACTTGACCGGGGGGCCCGTATCCCGCTTGATCCCCGGCCGCTCGCCGTACTGGTCAAAGACTCCTGGGACGACTTCGGATGGCGCACCATGTTCCGCCTCCTAGTCGTCGACAACCGAGGACGTCACGACATTGGCAATGTGAAGATCGCGTCGCTCGACATGGAGCCGGACGCCGAGACCGTCGTGCGGCTCCCGTCGTCTTTCACGACGCTGTCAGACGGGTACTTCTCCGTCGGGCAGGACGACACCTACTACGAGAGGCTAAACGAACTGGCCGGGAGCACCTCCGAAGCTGTGCTACGCGGGCTGCAGGACATGGCTCTGGACGAACGGGTGTTCGCCATGGCGCAGCATCAGGAAGTCACGCGCGTTTCGTTGATGCGCTCACTCAGGGCGCACACGGTCGAGGGTCAATTCCGGCGCATGGCCCGAGGGGGAGCGCGCCGCGCCTCCTTCGACATCGGCTACATCTCCCCCGCGCAAGATGGCGGCGACCGTCTGACTCTCGACTTCCAGGTCATTCCCGGTCAGCAGCCGCCGTCCAACATCCACGTTCTCACCGGCCGCAACGGGGCGGGCAAGTCCGTCTTGCTGCAGCGACTCTCGCGGGCAGTCGCAGATCCTCAAGCCGACCCCGAGGAGGTGGGATGGATCTTCGAAGCAGAGGCGGAGAGGGGTGCGGAAATTCCCCGTACCGCCCTTGATGCCATTGCAGGGCGTTCCTTCGCCAACCTCGTCCGGGTCTCCTTCAGTGCCTTCGACACCCCACCCCTCCTGCCTGAGTACCCGGCGGACTTTCCTACGGTGTACGTAGGTTTGTGCCAGCCGTCCGTCCAGGGGCACACCCCGCAAATGAAGTCACAATCCCGACTCAAAAAAGAGTTCGCCGAGAGCCTGGACGTCTGCCTCGGCACCGCCGAGTTGCACGAGCGGTGGACTGCCGCCCTGCGGACCCTGTCGTACTCGGGTAGCGGTCTGTTGCCCGAGGGATGGTTGAGCGCGTACATCCGAATCAACCCCACCGCCCGCCGACGCACTGTGGCCCGCAGACTGTTCAACTCGCTCAGCTCCGGCCACAAGGTCGTCCTGCTGACCATGACCCGGCTTGTCGAGAACGTCGGCGAGCGCACTCTGGTTCTCATCGATGAGCCGGAAACCCACCTGCATCCCCCTATGCTTGCGGCGTTCGTCCGAGCTCTGTCGGATCTCTTGACCGACCGCAACGGACTCGCGATCGTCGCCACGCACTCCCCGGTAGTCCTCCAAGAAGTCCCATCCGACTGCGTATGGAAGCTGCTGCGTCACGGCGATCAGTTCACCGCGCACCGGCCGACCATCGAAACCTTCGGCGAGAACGTCGGCGTCCTCACTCACGAGGTCTTCGGCTTGGAGGTCACTGACACCGGGTTCCACCGCGATCTCAGCCGCACGGTCAATGACGGGCTTTCCTACCAGGAGATCCTCGAACGTTTCCGGGGCCGGCTGGGCGGCGAGGCCCGCATCATCGCCCGCTCGTTGATTGCCGCGCGTGGCACCCGTTCCGCCAACGACGGTCTGCAGGGTGACCACTGA
- a CDS encoding HNH endonuclease: MVKPSLDASTVYEVCTATARPSGVRKALQGLKETVVKAATAYEVAAAQQAQHTLDHLKHQPDGESATKATKAAKAAKGSINEELKKTYVNRMVGGAGRAVYDKLRGSCHGLCALCGHGAADTLDHQLPKDSFPLLSVVPVNLVPACSRCNHQKKEQAPTHAGDQTLHPYFDGDVHDHLWLFARVTGPPKPSVIFYVDPPADMPPAFAARARHHFATLELSGLYNSQIAYELRSLGMSLAKHPLPPAELREHLQETAEIKAAVEGRNSWKAALYQGLVDSAWYVEGGWEEPWK; this comes from the coding sequence ATGGTCAAGCCCAGCCTGGACGCCAGCACCGTGTATGAGGTCTGCACAGCCACAGCCCGTCCTTCTGGCGTTCGCAAGGCCCTGCAAGGGCTGAAGGAAACTGTTGTCAAGGCGGCGACCGCATACGAGGTTGCCGCAGCCCAGCAGGCCCAGCACACCCTCGATCACCTCAAACATCAGCCTGATGGTGAATCGGCCACCAAGGCCACCAAGGCCGCCAAGGCGGCCAAGGGCAGTATCAACGAAGAACTGAAGAAGACCTATGTCAACCGCATGGTTGGCGGAGCCGGGCGCGCTGTCTACGACAAACTTCGCGGCAGCTGCCACGGGCTGTGCGCCCTATGCGGGCATGGTGCCGCGGATACCCTCGACCATCAGCTGCCGAAGGACTCCTTTCCGCTGCTGTCCGTCGTCCCCGTTAACCTCGTCCCGGCCTGCTCTAGGTGCAACCATCAAAAGAAGGAGCAGGCGCCGACGCACGCGGGTGACCAGACCCTCCACCCGTACTTCGACGGGGATGTCCACGATCATCTGTGGTTGTTTGCCCGAGTCACCGGCCCCCCTAAGCCCTCGGTGATCTTCTACGTTGACCCTCCGGCGGACATGCCGCCCGCCTTTGCCGCGCGTGCCCGCCACCACTTCGCCACGCTGGAACTGTCGGGCCTCTACAACTCGCAGATTGCCTACGAGCTGCGCTCCCTCGGCATGAGCCTGGCCAAACATCCCTTGCCGCCTGCAGAGCTGCGAGAGCACCTGCAGGAGACCGCAGAGATCAAGGCCGCTGTCGAGGGGCGTAACTCCTGGAAGGCGGCGCTGTACCAAGGGCTCGTTGACAGCGCCTGGTATGTGGAAGGCGGTTGGGAGGAGCCCTGGAAGTGA
- a CDS encoding UvrD-helicase domain-containing protein, with product MRFSPTDEQAAALEAFGEGDHLVIQAGAGTGKTSTLAFLAEQKAARRGHYLAFNRAIALDAAARFPASVQCKTAHSLAYAALGYRFRDRLNSPRRPGWKVGQDLGLNSATRIHGRDLMPATLSNAVLRTVSLYCQSADTELAHHHVPRLRGIDSDEAHAELADLLLPYAAKVWGDLQNPDGGAVRFEHDHYLKMWALTEPVLHGDFLLLDEAQDTNPVLEQVVLAQQVRTQIVMVGDSAQAIYGWRGARDVMTGFAGRHLTLTRSFRFGPELATEANRWLALSGAPIQLTGSPDISTSIGGRTEGPNAVLCRTNIGAVSEIFTFLDAGTATALVGGGGALRALAQAARDLIGGRRTHHPELLLFTTWTALRDYAELDPAGADLQPFANLVDEHGPDAILHAVDRLVPEDHAKVTVSTAHKAKGREWSHVRIATDFTPPPDTNAVDSSGRPVPGPVKKSEARLAYVAVTRARHHLDPEGLAWIDQHPDNPMRRCP from the coding sequence ATGCGCTTCAGCCCCACCGACGAACAGGCCGCCGCCCTGGAGGCATTCGGCGAAGGCGACCATCTCGTCATCCAGGCCGGTGCCGGTACCGGCAAGACCTCTACACTCGCCTTCCTCGCCGAGCAAAAGGCCGCCCGCCGAGGCCACTACCTCGCCTTCAACCGAGCCATCGCTCTGGACGCGGCCGCCCGCTTCCCTGCATCTGTCCAGTGCAAGACTGCTCACTCCCTGGCCTACGCCGCCCTTGGATACCGATTCCGCGACCGCCTCAATAGCCCTCGCAGGCCCGGTTGGAAAGTGGGCCAAGACCTGGGTCTGAATAGTGCCACCCGCATTCACGGGCGCGATCTCATGCCCGCCACCCTCTCGAACGCGGTGCTACGGACGGTCAGCCTCTACTGTCAGTCCGCCGACACTGAGCTCGCCCACCATCACGTCCCGCGCCTGCGCGGCATCGACAGCGACGAGGCTCACGCGGAACTCGCCGATCTCCTGCTGCCGTATGCGGCAAAAGTTTGGGGCGATCTGCAGAACCCCGACGGAGGCGCAGTGCGCTTCGAACACGACCATTACCTCAAGATGTGGGCCTTGACCGAGCCCGTTCTACACGGCGACTTCCTGCTGCTGGACGAGGCCCAGGACACCAATCCCGTCCTCGAGCAGGTCGTTCTGGCCCAGCAGGTCCGCACCCAGATCGTCATGGTCGGCGACTCCGCCCAGGCCATCTACGGCTGGCGAGGCGCCCGTGACGTGATGACTGGATTCGCTGGCCGCCACCTCACCCTGACTCGTTCCTTCCGCTTCGGCCCCGAACTCGCTACCGAAGCAAACCGCTGGCTCGCCCTTAGCGGAGCTCCGATCCAGCTCACCGGAAGCCCGGACATCTCCACCAGCATCGGGGGGCGCACGGAGGGCCCTAATGCGGTGCTGTGTCGCACAAACATCGGGGCTGTCTCCGAAATTTTCACGTTTCTCGATGCCGGCACGGCGACGGCACTGGTGGGTGGGGGCGGCGCTCTGCGTGCCCTGGCTCAGGCCGCCCGCGACCTCATTGGGGGACGGCGCACACACCACCCAGAACTACTGCTGTTCACCACCTGGACCGCGCTACGCGACTATGCCGAGCTTGACCCCGCTGGCGCCGACCTGCAGCCCTTCGCCAACCTCGTAGACGAACACGGCCCTGACGCCATCCTCCACGCCGTCGACCGCCTTGTTCCCGAGGACCACGCCAAGGTCACCGTTTCCACCGCCCATAAAGCCAAAGGCCGGGAATGGTCCCACGTGCGCATCGCCACCGACTTCACCCCGCCCCCCGACACCAACGCCGTCGACTCCTCAGGCCGCCCCGTGCCCGGCCCCGTCAAAAAATCGGAAGCCCGCTTGGCCTACGTTGCCGTCACTCGCGCCCGTCACCACCTCGATCCCGAAGGCCTGGCGTGGATCGATCAACACCCCGACAACCCCATGAGGCGTTGCCCATGA